A single region of the Syngnathus acus chromosome 6, fSynAcu1.2, whole genome shotgun sequence genome encodes:
- the LOC119124504 gene encoding titin-like isoform X1 has translation MEAGTDKETGNERNDTAQPLHDSNPESSTSAIVEGSTGQMAGSVERNTQNPKDQSAVDTAKETALKPTLQLTITTFTVKNGDDLKVEIPVLGNPAPKIEWKKNGQAVKETSRLEISTTSSMTVFHIRHATREHVGQYSIKASNNAGSYTGEITVVVLEKPDPPIGPVKIDEVSSDYVSISWEPPEYTGGCQLDNYVVEKRDITNMEWQTVSATTVRTTIKVTKLKTGSEYQFRVFAENRYGKSAAITSSIVLAQYPFSVPAAPGTPFISTVSKYSMLVEWAPPGRDGGSAVTGYHLERKEKNSILWTKLNKLAIPDTRFKTTGLEEGIEYEFRVFAENIAGLSPSSKISDCYVARDPCDPPGKPEAVVITKENITLQWAKPSYDGGSSITGYVVEKKELPDGRWMKANFTNVIENQFTVTDLTGGQSYMFRVTAKNGAGVWSKPSECVTIFAEDVIERPSAIMDPKFKSTVIAQAGETLIIEADYFGKPLPEVRWLKDGEEINKATPRTDVKNTITHTTLTIRDCTRVDGGCFVLSLTNIDGTTSMPVNVKVLDRPGSPEGPLRVKAVSGEKCNLHWNPPLNDGGASVSHYILEKRETSRVTWTGVDPHVETVSYKATKLTPGREYIFRVCAVNKFGVGEYLESEPFIAQNPFKTPSAPSTPAASAVTGDSVMLTWERPETDGGSEIDGYILEKRDKDGVRWTKCNKRRLSDLRFRCTGLTEGHYYQFRVSAENTAGVGAPSEPSDYIKVCDTSYPPGPPTNLKVTDHSCSTVSLSWSKPIYDGGAPINGFVVEMKEAADDKWLTCTPNTEDTKDTIKGLKQNAEYNFRVRATNANGVGEPVELPGSVVAAEKLEHPEIELDTALRKLVSVRACSTLRLYVAIRGRPEPEVQWSKEGGALSENAQIEVTGTYTLLMIENVNRNDTGKYVLTVTNCKGSKSAFVNVRVLDTPSVPTNLQVKDIQRDSVLITWEAPLIDGGAVISHYAVEKREENRKVFTSVCSNCTRNSYKIDNLQEGCFYYFRVLAVNEYGSGQSAETKEPVKVSEVPSPPGKITHSDVTNDSVKLSWEKPDHDGGSKITCYIVEMQAKGHDKWRTCSESKTLETVIHGLTKEMEYFFRVSAVNEKGKSEPKLLLTPVTVKDTSAQPIISLLSSTFSVKAGNDLKIDVPFKGVPQPTVTWKKDGNILKETCRVNVCTSETSSQIIIKDATKTDVGLYEVTVTNSAGTTSAEIHVNVFEKPGPPCDLTVEEVSAEFVALKWQPPHYCGGCQISNYVVEKRDTNSTIWQTVSATVARTSIKISRLTQGSEYYFRVAAENRYGKSSFAESEPVIAQYPFKVPSPPSNISVVSASKSLMVITWDPASSDGGSPIIGYHIERKDQSSILWTKLNKSPVTENRFKVTNVEEGLVYEFRVYAENIVGVGPCSNTSEPVAARDQCDPPRNLTVSNITNSSVSLSWEKPNYDGGAKIITFIVERKELPDTCWLKCNFTNLLDTFWEVTGLTEGEQYDFRVLAKNAAELFSAPSEATGPVTVQHDVEPPKIIIEDKFKQVLVVKVGDLLRIDADISGRPNPTVLWSKNSRTIGTKGRVEITTTKTHTCLLIRESVRKDSGQYTLSLQSTAGTTSISFTCKVLDRPGPPAGPLQVSGLSAEKLTLSWGPPHETGGAEIMHYIVEKCETSRVAWTLTYGDLMATTCKITKLLKGNEYLFRVRAVNKYGEGETLESDPIRAVDPFNIPSAPTDVEVTSATSDAMTICWKRPVSDGGSRISGYIIEKRDKQGIRWLRVNKKPVYDLRVKATGLHEGCEYEFRVFAENAAGISEPSLPCPLTMAEDPQFLPSPPGKPTLLDSSKSSITLSWNKPLFDGGAPITGYKVEFRKCAEEDWSVGTQNTDKTEFKVTGLTSGTEYVFVVRSINKVGISEASRETDPYATVDRVEEPRFDISTDMKKTLHVKEGSDFTFTVPFRGKPIPSVTWEKADVDLRIRGLINTTDSVTSITVEKVTRDDTGKYIVKLQNDAGNASLTLSVKVLDSPGPPTHLAVKDVTKNSATVTWDIPENEGGASVKNYLVDILDISRKGWTRLTNRCHRLSYKVTDLEERGIYYFRVTAENEFGIGVPAETREGTTMTDSTNWETNPGA, from the exons ATGGAAGCAGGAACAGACAAAGAA acaggaaatgaaagaaatgataCAGCTCAGCCCCTACATGATAGTAATCCCGAGTCATCCACCTCTGCTATTGTTGAAG GTTCTACAGGGCAGATGGCTGGGTCTGTTGAAAGGAACACACAAAATCCCAAAGACCAGTCTGCTGTCGATACGGCAAAGGAAACGGCTTTAAAACCAACCCTCCAACTGACTATTACTACGTTTACAGTGAAAAATGGTGATGATTTGAAAGTCGAAATACCAGTGCTGGGTAATCCAGCCCCAAAGatagaatggaaaaaaaatggacaggcCGTCAAAGAGACATCCAGGCTGGAGATCTCAACGACATCATCGATGACAGTTTTTCATATCAGACACGCTACCAGGGAGCATGTTGGTCAATACTCCAtcaaagcaagcaacaatgctGGAAGCTACACAGGAGAAATCACAGTGGTCGTTCTTGAAAAGCCCGACCCCCCCATTGGGCCTGTGAAAATTGATGAAGTTAGTTCCGACTATGTGTCCATTTCCTGGGAGCCACCCGAATACACAGGAGGCTGTCAGCTTGACAACTATGTCGTGGAGAAACGTGACATTACTAACATGGAGTGGCAAACCGTATCAGCAACGACAGTGCGGACAACAATCAAAGTCACCAAACTAAAGACAGGTAGTGAGTATCAATTCAGAGTGTTTGCAGAAAATAGGTATGGAAAGAGTGCTGCCATCACATCTTCAATTGTACTTGCACAGTACCCATTTAGTGTGCCTGCGGCTCCTGGTACACCTTTTATATCCACAGTGTCAAAGTACAGTATGTTAGTTGAATGGGCACCCCCAGGCAGAGATGGAGGTAGTGCTGTCACTGGCTATCATCTGGAGCGAAAGGAGAAAAACAGCATCTTATGGACCAAGCTGAACAAACTTGCCATACCTGACACCCGATTCAAAACGACTGGCCTGGAAGAAGGCATTGAGTATGAATTCAGAGTCTTTGCTGAAAATATTGCTGGACTCAGTCCATCGAGCAAGATATCTGACTGTTATGTCGCAAGAGATCCCTGTGATCCACCTGGTAAACCTGAAGCTGTTGTCATTACAAAAGAGAATATCACACTCCAGTGGGCCAAACCTAGCTATGATGGTGGGAGCTCTATTACAGGCTACGTCGTTGAAAAGAAGGAGCTCCCAGATGGCCGATGGATGAAAGCAAACTTCACAAATGTTATTGAAAATCAGTTCACAGTTACAGATCTGACGGGAGGCCAAAGTTACATGTTCAGGGTCACTGCCAAGAATGGTGCAGGTGTCTGGAGCAAACCTTCTGAATGTGTAACCATCTTTGCTGAAGATGTAATTGAAAGACCTTCTGCGATTATGGACCCCAAGTTCAAGAGTACAGTTATTGCTCAGGCTGGGGAAACACTTATAATTGAAGCGGATTACTTTGGAAAACCCCTTCCCGAAGTAAGGTGGCTGAAGGATGGTGAGGAAATTAACAAAGCTACCCCAAGGACTGATGTAAAAAACACCATCACTCATACAACACTGACTATCAGGGACTGTACACGAGTGGACGGGGGATGCTTCGTCCTGAGTCTCACTAACATTGATGGAACAACATCTATGCCGGTTAATGTAAAGGTGCTGGACAGACCCGGTTCCCCAGAAGGACCTTTAAGGGTGAAAGCTGTCAGTGGTGAAAAGTGTAATCTTCATTGGAACCCCCCTTTAAATGATGGCGGAGCCAGTGTTTCACATTACATTCTTGAAAAAAGGGAGACAAGCCGTGTTACATGGACAGGAGTTGATCCTCATGTTGAAACTGTCAGTTACAAAGCAACCAAGCTGACACCCGGGAGAGAATACATATTCCGTGTTTGCGCCGTGAACAAATTTGGTGTCGGGGAATATCTGGAATCAGAACCTTTCATCGCACAAAATCCTTTCAAAACACCCAGTGCTCCTTCTACCCCTGCTGCCAGTGCTGTGACCGGAGACTCTGTCATGTTGACGTGggaaagacctgagactgatGGGGGCTCTGAGATAGATGGCTACATCCTGGAGAAACGTGATAAAGATGGTGTTAGGTGGACAAAATGCAACAAGAGAAGACTGAGTGACTTGCGCTTCAGATGCACAGGACTCACAGAGGGACATTATTATCAGTTTAGAGTATCGGCAGAGAATACTGCTGGTGTTGGTGCACCCAGTGAGCCAAGCGATTATATTAAAGTGTGTGATACATCATACCCTCCTGGTCCCCCTACCAACCTCAAAGTGACAGACCATTCGTGCAGTACTGTCTCTCTATCCTGGTCCAAACCTATCTATGATGGTGGCGCGCCCATTAATGGATTTGTTGTTGAGATGAAAGAAGCAGCAGATGATAAGTGGCTAACATGCACACCAAACACTGAAGATACAAAAGACACCATAAAAGGTCTGAAGCAAAATGCGGAGTACAACTTTCGGGTGCGCGCAACAAATGCCAATGGAGTCGGCGAACCGGTGGAATTACCAGGGTCTGTGGTTGCAGCTGAGAAACTAGAGCACCCCGAAATTGAGTTGGACACAGCTTTGAGAAAGCTAGTTAGTGTTCGAGCCTGTTCAACATTACGTCTCTATGTTGCTATCAGAGGAAGGCCGGAACCTGAAGTCCAATGGTCAAAGGAAGGTGGTGCTCTCAGTGAGAACGCACAAATAGAGGTGACAGGCACCTACACGTTGCTGATGATTGAAAATGTGAACAGAAATGACACAGGGAAATATGTATTGACTGTTACGAACTGCAAGGGCTCTAAGTCAGCATTCGTCAATGTGCGAGTGTTGGATACTCCCAGTGTACCAACAAACCTCCAAGTGAAAGATATTCAGAGAGATTCTGTGCTCATCACCTGGGAGGCTCCTCTCATTGATGGAGGAGCAGTGATTTCACATTATGCCGTGGAAAAGAGAGAGGAGAATAGAAAGGTCTTCACAAGTGTGTGTAGTAACTGCACAAGGAACTCGTATAAAATTGACAACCTCCAAGAGGGATGTTTTTATTACTTCCGTGTCTTGGCTGTAAACGAGTATGGAAGTGGACAATCAGCTGAAACAAAAGAACCTGTTAAGGTTTCTGAAGTGCCTTCTCCTCCTGGGAAAATTACACACAGCGATGTCACCAATGACAGCGTAAAACTCTCATGGGAAAAGCCAGATCATGACGGAGGCAGCAAAATTACATGTTATATTGTCGAAATGCAAGCAAAAGGACATGACAAGTGGAGAACCTGTTCTGAGAGTAAAACACTGGAAACAGTCATTCATGGGCTGACAAAAGAAATGGAGTATTTCTTCAGAGTTAGTGCTGTGAATGAAAAGGGGAAGAGTGAGCCCAAGCTCCTGTTGACACCTGTTACCGTGAAAGACACAAGTGCTCAACCCATTATTAGTTTGCTGTCAAGCACATTTAGTGTGAAGGCAgggaatgatttgaaaattgatGTGCCATTCAAGGGTGTACCACAGCCCACTGTAACATGGAAGAAAGATGGCAACATACTCAAAGAGACCTGCAGGGTCAATGTGTGTACATCAGAGACATCATCTCAAATCATAATCAAAGATGCAACAAAGACAGATGTTGGCCTGTATGAGGTAACCGTCACCAATTCCGCTGGAACGACATCTGCTGAGATCcatgtgaatgtttttgaaaaaccTGGACCACCGTGTGATCTCACTGTGGAAGAAGTGAGCGCTGAATTTGTGGCTCTGAAATGGCAGCCCCCTCATTATTGTGGAGGATGTCAAATCTCTAATTATGTTGTTGAGAAGAGAGATACAAACAGCACAATCTGGCAGACTGTGTCAGCCACCGTTGCCAGGACCTCGATAAAAATATCCCGTCTGACACAGGGCAGTGAATATTACTTTCGTGTTGCTGCAGAAAATCGCTACGGGAAGAGCTCCTTTGCTGAGTCTGAACCAGTTATTGCTCAATATCCTTTCAAGGTTCCAAGTCCACCAAGCAATATCTCTGTTGTGAGTGCTTCAAAGTCTCTCATGGTCATTACATGGGACCCAGCGAGCAGTGATGGTGGCAGCCCGATTATTGGCTATCATATTGAACGCAAAGATCAAAGTAGTATTCTGTGgacaaaattaaacaaaagtcCAGTGACAGAGAACAGATTCAAAGTTACAAACGTTGAAGAAGGCCTCGTATATGAATTTCGGGTCTATGCTGAGAATATTGTTGGTGTAGGTCCCTGCAGTAATACCTCTGAGCCTGTTGCAGCGAGAGACCAGTGTGACCCCCCACGAAACCTCACAGTTTCCAACATAACAAACTCTTCAGTTTCCCTCTCCTGGGAGAAACCAAACTATGACGGTGGGGCTAAAATTATTACTTTCATTGTAGAGCGGAAAGAGCTTCCGGATACATGTTGGCTAAAATGTAACTTCACCAACTTACTTGATACCTTTTGGGAGGTAACTGGTCTCACAGAGGGTGAACAATATGACTTCAGGGTTCTTGCAAAGAATGCAGCTGAGCTCTTCAGTGCACCATCTGAGGCCACAGGACCCGTGACTGTGCAGCATGATGTGGAGCCACCTAAAATTATCATAGAGGACAAATTTAAACAGGTTTTGGTTGTCAAAGTAGGTGATCTCCTAAGAATAGATGCTGACATCTCAGGTCGCCCAAACCCTACAGTGTTATGGTCAAAGAATAGTAGAACCATTGGCACAAAGGGTAGGGTTGAGATTACAACAACCAAGACGCATACGTGTCTGTTAATCCGGGAGAGTGTTCGAAAAGACTCTGGACAGTACACTCTGAGCCTCCAAAGTACTGCGGGTACCACATCTATTTCGTTTACATGCAAAGTCTTAGACAGGCCTGGTCCTCCAGCTGGACCCCTGCAAGTGTCTGGACTTTCAGCGGAGAAACTGACTTTATCATGGGGACCCCCTCACGAGACAGGCGGTGCAGAGATCATGCATTATATCGTTGAGAAGTGTGAAACCAGTCGTGTGGCCTGGACTCTTACCTATGGTGACTTGATGGCAACTACTTGCAAAATAACTAAGCTGCTTAAAGGGAATGAATACCTCTTTAGGGTGAGGGCAGTAAACAAGTATGGCGAAGGGGAGACTTTGGAAAGTGATCCCATCAGGGCAGTCGACCCCTTCAACATCCCATCTGCTCCAACGGATGTGGAGGTCACAAGTGCAACGAGTGACGCTATGACTATCTGCTGGAAGAGGCCAGTATCTGATGGAGGGAGCCGAATCAGCGGGTACATCATTGAGAAGCGGGACAAGCAAGGCATTCGTTGGCTGCGTGTTAATAAGAAGCCTGTCTACGACCTACGAGTCAAAGCCACCGGCTTACATGAAGGATGTGAATATGAATTCCGGGTTTTTGCAGAGAATGCTGCAGGGATAAGCGAACCCAGTCTACCATGTCCTCTCACCATGGCAGAAGATCCACAGTTTCTGCCTTCCCCTCCCGGAAAACCCACACTTCTCGATTCTTCCAAGTCCTCAATCACTCTGTCATGGAACAAGCCGCTGTTTGATGGAGGAGCACCAATTACAGGCTACAAAGTTGAATTCAGAAAATGCGCAGAAGAAGACTGGTCCGTTGGGACACAAAACACAGATAAAACTGAGTTTAAAGTAACTGGGCTCACTTCAGGGACagaatatgtttttgttgttagaTCAATAAATAAGGTAGGCATCAGTGAAGCCAGTCGTGAAACGGATCCTTATGCGACTGTGGATAGAGTGGAAGAACCTAGGTTTGATATTAGCACTGACATGAAGAAGACCCTCCATGTCAAAGAAGGAAGTGACTTCACCTTCACCGTGCCTTTCAGGGGCAAACCTATTCCCAGTGTGACTTGGGAAAAAGCAGATGTGGATTTAAGAATCAGAGGACTGATCAACACCACCGACTCCgtcacctccatcactgtggAAAAAGTAACCCGCGATGATACAGGCAAATACATAGTCAAATTGCAAAACGATGCCGGGAATGCCTCTTTGACTCTAAGTGTGAAGGTTCTGGATTcccctggtccaccaacacatTTAGCTGTTAAAGATGTTACCAAGAACTCTGCCACAGTTACTTGGGACATTCCTGAGAATGAGGGAGGAGCCTCCGTTAAGAACTATCTTGTTGACATCCTGGACATCAGCAGAAAAGGATGGACAAGACTCACAAACAGATGCCACAGGTTGTCCTACAAGGTGACTGACCTGGAGGAAAGGGGGATCTACTACTTTAGAGTCACCGCTGAAAATGAATTTGGAATCGGTGTTCCGGCTGAGACGAGGGAAGGAACAACAATGACAG aTTCAACAAACTGGGAAACAAACCCGGGTGcttag